In the Flavobacterium sp. J372 genome, one interval contains:
- a CDS encoding DUF3570 domain-containing protein — protein MKRYFITGLALLGLMRAYAQSEKEQDSSSYKSKKLKIEEIDLVSSYYRQDGNNAAVTGGIGSEKLTDISNIIDVNLVKYGESGIKHNFNVELGVDHYTSASSDQVDLQANSSASSSDIRIYPSLTYVRENEEKGTTIGAGVSSSTEYDYQSFGGNISYAKKTKDRNGEFTARFQTYIDQVKMVAPTELRGDADTRSSGTSGRNTFLGSLSYSQIVNKNFQLLFQADVVAQQGYLALPFHRVYFADGSVHQEKLPESRLKIPLAVRGSYFLGDNVIIRGYYRFYTDDWGVKSHTANIEVPVKISPFFSVSPFYRYYTQSAAKYFNGFEMHTALNEFFTSNYDLSKFDSHFMGLGFHIAPVNGVFGIQRLTMLEIRYGHYTRSTNLDSDIVSFNFKFK, from the coding sequence ATGAAACGCTACTTTATCACCGGGCTTGCATTATTGGGTTTAATGAGGGCTTATGCACAATCAGAAAAAGAACAGGACTCCAGTTCTTACAAATCAAAAAAACTGAAGATTGAGGAGATAGACCTCGTGTCGAGCTACTACCGGCAGGATGGTAATAACGCCGCGGTTACAGGAGGCATCGGCTCTGAAAAGCTGACCGACATATCAAACATCATTGATGTGAACCTTGTAAAGTATGGCGAAAGCGGCATTAAGCACAATTTTAATGTGGAGCTGGGTGTAGACCATTATACATCGGCATCTTCAGATCAGGTTGACCTCCAGGCGAATTCATCAGCATCATCGTCAGATATCCGCATCTATCCTTCATTAACTTACGTGAGGGAAAATGAAGAAAAAGGTACAACTATTGGCGCGGGCGTATCCTCATCTACCGAATATGATTACCAGTCGTTCGGCGGAAACATTAGCTATGCCAAAAAAACCAAGGACAGAAATGGAGAGTTTACGGCACGTTTCCAGACGTACATAGACCAGGTGAAAATGGTGGCACCAACGGAATTGCGGGGTGATGCCGACACGCGCAGCAGCGGTACAAGCGGGCGTAATACCTTTCTCGGGTCGCTGAGCTATTCGCAAATCGTGAATAAAAACTTTCAACTTCTCTTCCAGGCCGATGTTGTGGCGCAGCAGGGTTACTTGGCACTACCATTTCACCGCGTGTATTTTGCTGATGGCAGCGTTCACCAGGAAAAGCTTCCGGAAAGCAGGCTGAAGATTCCGCTTGCGGTGCGCGGCAGTTACTTTTTGGGTGACAACGTAATCATAAGAGGTTACTACCGGTTTTATACCGATGACTGGGGCGTGAAATCACATACCGCGAATATTGAAGTGCCGGTAAAGATCTCGCCGTTTTTCTCGGTGAGTCCGTTCTACAGGTATTATACGCAAAGTGCCGCCAAATACTTTAATGGGTTTGAAATGCACACCGCCCTCAACGAATTTTTTACCAGCAATTATGACCTGTCTAAATTCGACAGCCATTTTATGGGACTCGGCTTTCACATTGCCCCGGTAAATGGTGTCTTCGGCATACAACGCCTCACCATGCTCGAGATACGGTACGGGCATTACACACGGTCAACCAATCTTGATTCGGATATTGTGAGTTTTAACTTTAAGTTTAAGTAG
- a CDS encoding DUF4266 domain-containing protein encodes MKKFLLCAAFCCMLASCAEVKEYQKNKINDAEMALSNRKVEKTELNFQSYREGSSGANAGKSGGGCGCN; translated from the coding sequence ATGAAAAAGTTTCTATTGTGTGCAGCCTTCTGTTGCATGCTCGCATCTTGCGCAGAGGTTAAAGAATACCAGAAAAATAAGATAAATGATGCCGAGATGGCGCTGTCTAACCGCAAGGTTGAGAAAACAGAACTGAATTTTCAGTCGTACCGTGAAGGGTCATCTGGAGCTAATGCAGGTAAAAGCGGCGGTGGCTGCGGTTGCAACTAA
- a CDS encoding FAD:protein FMN transferase, giving the protein MHDYSQSLKLMGNNFTITVVAASEPEGREYITTAVNEIRRIEALLTTYNEKSQTSLINANAGIKPVAVDKEVFELIARSIAISNITQGAFDITYGGLDKSLWNFDRNMSALPSKEEALQSVHLINFKNIELDNNNGTVFLKQKGMRIGFGGIGKGYAAEMAKRLLIKNNVQSGIVNASGDLTAWGMQPSGKPWRIGISNPDDPAKVFSYLDISGKAVATSGNYEKYVMIGGKKYSHTIDPKTGLPVTGIKSVTVISENAEFADAMATPVSVMGINAGLHLVNQIPGLHCIIIDDHNKLYTSKDINLKH; this is encoded by the coding sequence ATGCACGACTACTCGCAGTCTCTCAAGCTGATGGGCAACAACTTTACCATTACAGTTGTTGCAGCTTCAGAACCTGAAGGCCGGGAATATATAACTACAGCTGTTAACGAGATACGGCGTATTGAAGCGCTGCTCACTACTTATAACGAAAAAAGCCAGACAAGCCTCATCAATGCTAATGCGGGTATAAAGCCTGTAGCAGTCGACAAGGAAGTATTTGAACTGATAGCGCGCAGTATTGCGATTTCAAACATTACGCAGGGTGCATTTGATATTACGTATGGCGGGCTTGACAAAAGCCTGTGGAATTTTGACCGCAACATGAGTGCCCTTCCGTCAAAAGAAGAAGCCCTGCAAAGCGTTCATCTTATCAATTTTAAAAATATTGAGCTCGATAATAATAACGGCACGGTGTTCCTGAAACAAAAAGGCATGCGCATAGGCTTCGGTGGTATTGGCAAGGGTTATGCTGCCGAGATGGCAAAACGGCTGCTTATAAAAAACAACGTACAAAGCGGCATTGTAAATGCCAGCGGAGACCTCACGGCATGGGGCATGCAGCCATCGGGCAAGCCGTGGCGCATTGGTATTTCAAATCCTGATGACCCGGCAAAGGTGTTTTCTTACCTCGATATTTCGGGAAAGGCGGTGGCAACATCGGGCAATTATGAGAAATATGTGATGATAGGCGGCAAAAAATATTCGCATACTATAGACCCGAAAACAGGGCTGCCGGTAACGGGCATAAAAAGCGTCACGGTAATAAGCGAAAACGCTGAGTTTGCCGATGCCATGGCTACGCCCGTATCGGTTATGGGAATAAACGCGGGGCTGCATTTAGTGAATCAGATTCCCGGGTTACACTGTATAATAATTGACGACCATAATAAACTATACACTTCAAAAGACATTAACCTGAAACACTGA
- a CDS encoding thioredoxin family protein, with the protein MKTLLFILVAVLPLQWGTDFESAKKTARDKHELILVNFSGSDWCAPCIQTRKEYFESEAFEKFAADNLVLVNADFPRKRRTSYHRSKLKRMKRWLTNITKKVTSR; encoded by the coding sequence ATGAAAACGCTGCTTTTTATACTTGTTGCGGTGTTGCCTTTGCAATGGGGCACTGATTTCGAAAGCGCAAAAAAAACCGCCCGGGATAAACACGAACTTATACTTGTAAATTTCTCAGGGTCTGATTGGTGTGCGCCATGTATACAAACCCGCAAAGAATACTTCGAGAGTGAAGCTTTCGAAAAATTTGCGGCAGACAATCTTGTACTGGTAAACGCCGATTTCCCTCGAAAAAGAAGAACCAGCTATCACCGGAGCAAACTAAAAAGAATGAAGCGCTGGCTGACAAATATAACAAAGAAGGTAACTTCCCGCTAA